In Paenibacillus sp. FSL M7-0420, a single genomic region encodes these proteins:
- a CDS encoding topoisomerase DNA-binding C4 zinc finger domain-containing protein gives MNPGAVPSPKAAIAEVPVDEYNCPKCGSKLVLRNSSKGQFYGCSSFPKCRHIKPIEVVL, from the coding sequence ATGAATCCGGGAGCAGTACCTTCGCCAAAAGCAGCAATTGCTGAGGTGCCGGTAGATGAATATAATTGTCCAAAGTGTGGTAGTAAACTTGTTCTAAGAAATAGCTCTAAAGGACAATTTTATGGCTGCAGTAGCTTTCCAAAATGTCGTCATATTAAACCAATCGAAGTAGTGCTTTAA
- a CDS encoding DNRLRE domain-containing protein, whose protein sequence is MQRKKVVSFLLAFFLTLQVLSGSLFAAENETFRTDWSKAAALPMTKLLSKSNDLVRPSDDFSTVADKLNDLSSGVAPSVASDSALPPSVIENVHLKQPLPEKPSPSLELIDERTPNSKTYQLEDGTYETVISTEALHYQDRIGNWQDIELMLTDEADIAKQSEIPLSNDALPELNLPLAKDSAARLNLAKQLAKLPKDAYRALQAPFDVRIGKQFTQGYEIGKGADRLSFIPVDANPSKAVVKQDVYGSSLIRYPSAWESTYVDLQLLTDGIKETIVLDSPSAPSTFSYEVTGEISKDLRLGDLQIEPAWLVDAAGTYREVSQTLRSTGGTTFLDLQPDLGGLEYPVTIDPTVVLWPENNNDMKDTTLNAHEPNRNYNSDPRLYTGKDTNGNQFRTLLYFNLGYLPPGEYNVLDAYITLNQTAENQYNSNTQVQVQRITNSWDASTVTWNTQPSYSSNVEGNPYGAAYVSGEGVQIFYLKGLVSEWVNGLYPNYGVELHADSVTAPNVKKFVSSNTSIPANHPSITLRYTMPNQTWNGTSSSVDALTSFNQKKLDYTSDGYKWLLVRDGGDFRLDGMKPDDSSWFHSGTKRLDAENGSMYIDQDNYLHLAYKAVGGGIKYVRGTYNSVTHRWNLSTPVVVSTDATVNYPDLVAHRALSGGGWNVHIVSSKHSEPAGTNGTLYNQIDISSSGVVGAPGTTAVLDSGTTGVPTWPSIDFRHTPSSVSNGKEIKDNSPALYVSWNAGAAGAGLGIRYMEAAYSAGSWTWAAEQAVDENQYTTSQRDWFLSVYDGSRAVVFGSLRNLADHKSILAYTMQSGSKRLDMFYSNLPVGKQVLFGSGSYDAQGNLYFGGNGGAASDINNNPITFKWSRATKALSLPTMLNYRLRDTFLTMKRGDSYNKIELATSTQSWTNDAVYEIEHSLILDTIERQFTQYSYDAASRLKYIRMQSGDGIEFTYDTAGNLTRRELDPQPDTNGTNLLINGGFEVTEHTPGVETGAPDPNYGWQTHLNPDTSFSDYTPVSSPSPVSRGNSAYKLRSHWFTSPEYIYQTIEVNDNRPFSLSGKIFRAKMTESSAVLGVEFLSEDNTSLGSYDINVENSMTTYTTLMKKGWIPKGTVNAKVHVKLNPLGEYASTEIFADEIKLEYAESNELWNPGFERTKNGQTIDWNTYVPGGATSTFLPVSEAYEGAYGLKVTASGLASGAYTFVHQTQGIGAGESYNVSTAYMTDNLSGAVGVLALQFFNESGASVGWVEQTGTGTGSYNNLSLSGIAPSNAVYIKVMAGLKGTAAGGQGNVYVDDVNLKITQ, encoded by the coding sequence ATGCAGCGTAAGAAGGTAGTTTCATTTTTGCTGGCATTTTTCTTGACCCTTCAGGTATTATCAGGCTCATTGTTTGCTGCAGAGAATGAAACGTTCAGAACAGACTGGTCCAAAGCTGCAGCACTTCCTATGACAAAACTGCTTAGCAAGAGTAATGATCTGGTGAGACCTTCGGATGATTTCTCAACTGTAGCCGATAAGTTGAATGATTTGAGTTCTGGTGTTGCTCCATCAGTAGCTTCAGATTCAGCCTTACCCCCTTCAGTTATCGAAAATGTCCATCTCAAACAACCACTACCAGAGAAGCCTTCACCCTCCCTTGAGTTAATAGACGAACGAACCCCTAATAGTAAAACCTACCAGCTTGAAGACGGTACCTATGAGACCGTAATTAGTACCGAAGCCCTTCATTATCAGGACAGAATAGGGAATTGGCAGGATATCGAGCTGATGCTTACGGATGAGGCGGATATTGCCAAACAGTCCGAAATTCCGTTGTCCAATGACGCGCTTCCGGAGTTGAATCTTCCCCTCGCTAAAGACAGTGCTGCCCGGCTTAATCTGGCTAAGCAATTGGCTAAGCTTCCTAAGGACGCCTACCGCGCTCTTCAAGCGCCATTTGATGTGCGGATCGGCAAGCAATTTACCCAAGGTTATGAAATTGGTAAAGGAGCTGACAGGCTGTCTTTCATTCCCGTTGATGCTAACCCCAGCAAAGCAGTTGTTAAGCAGGATGTGTATGGCAGCTCACTAATTCGTTACCCATCGGCTTGGGAGTCTACTTATGTAGACCTGCAACTTCTGACAGATGGAATCAAAGAGACGATTGTGCTGGACTCCCCATCCGCGCCTTCAACGTTCAGCTACGAGGTTACTGGTGAAATATCCAAGGACCTGAGATTAGGCGACTTGCAAATTGAACCCGCTTGGCTGGTGGATGCTGCCGGAACGTATCGGGAAGTTAGCCAAACCTTGCGCAGCACGGGCGGCACAACCTTTCTTGATCTGCAGCCGGATCTTGGTGGGCTAGAATATCCAGTGACTATAGATCCTACTGTAGTGTTGTGGCCCGAGAATAATAATGATATGAAAGATACCACGCTCAATGCGCATGAGCCAAACCGCAATTATAATTCAGATCCACGTCTGTATACAGGTAAAGATACGAACGGAAATCAGTTCCGTACCCTGCTTTATTTTAACTTGGGTTATCTGCCCCCAGGCGAATATAATGTGCTGGATGCCTATATAACCTTGAATCAGACGGCCGAGAATCAGTACAATTCGAACACGCAGGTTCAAGTGCAGCGGATTACAAACTCCTGGGACGCTAGTACGGTAACCTGGAATACACAACCTTCGTATAGCTCGAATGTAGAGGGCAACCCTTACGGTGCAGCTTATGTTTCAGGTGAAGGTGTACAGATCTTTTATCTTAAAGGACTTGTGTCGGAGTGGGTGAACGGATTGTATCCGAACTATGGGGTGGAATTGCATGCTGACAGTGTTACTGCACCTAATGTGAAAAAATTCGTATCCTCCAACACCAGTATTCCTGCCAACCATCCATCCATTACTTTGCGGTATACGATGCCCAACCAGACCTGGAACGGGACAAGCTCCAGTGTAGATGCATTGACTTCCTTCAATCAAAAGAAACTTGACTATACCTCAGACGGCTATAAATGGCTATTGGTAAGAGACGGAGGCGATTTTAGGCTGGATGGCATGAAGCCTGATGACAGCTCCTGGTTCCACTCAGGTACAAAGCGTCTGGATGCTGAAAATGGCTCCATGTATATTGATCAGGACAACTATCTCCATTTGGCCTATAAGGCAGTAGGTGGAGGAATTAAATATGTTCGAGGGACGTACAATTCGGTCACACACCGCTGGAATCTGAGTACTCCTGTTGTCGTTTCAACGGATGCAACAGTAAATTATCCCGATCTGGTAGCACATCGCGCCTTATCTGGCGGAGGATGGAACGTTCATATTGTAAGCTCTAAGCATAGTGAGCCTGCGGGAACGAACGGGACACTGTACAACCAGATTGATATCTCTTCTTCTGGGGTGGTAGGTGCTCCGGGTACAACCGCAGTATTAGACAGTGGAACTACAGGAGTTCCTACCTGGCCCTCCATTGATTTCCGCCATACTCCATCCTCGGTTTCAAACGGCAAGGAAATTAAAGACAATTCACCAGCTTTGTATGTTTCTTGGAATGCGGGGGCTGCTGGCGCGGGCCTTGGAATCCGTTATATGGAAGCAGCTTACAGTGCAGGAAGTTGGACTTGGGCGGCCGAACAAGCCGTAGATGAGAATCAGTACACAACTTCGCAACGCGACTGGTTCCTCAGTGTGTACGATGGCAGCAGAGCAGTCGTATTCGGTTCCTTACGTAACCTTGCCGATCACAAAAGTATACTTGCATACACAATGCAGTCCGGGAGCAAACGGCTGGATATGTTCTATAGCAATCTGCCGGTCGGCAAACAGGTGCTTTTCGGTTCTGGAAGTTATGACGCACAGGGCAATCTGTATTTCGGCGGAAATGGCGGAGCAGCCAGTGACATCAATAACAATCCAATAACCTTTAAGTGGAGCCGGGCTACCAAGGCCCTTTCTCTTCCTACAATGCTAAACTACCGCCTGCGTGATACATTCCTGACTATGAAGCGCGGTGACAGTTATAACAAAATTGAACTGGCTACCAGTACACAGTCTTGGACTAATGATGCTGTGTATGAAATCGAGCATAGTCTGATCCTGGATACCATTGAACGGCAGTTTACACAATATTCCTATGATGCCGCATCCAGGCTGAAATACATCCGGATGCAGAGTGGGGATGGTATTGAATTTACTTATGATACCGCAGGGAACCTTACTCGCAGAGAGCTTGATCCGCAGCCGGATACCAATGGAACCAATCTTCTAATTAATGGAGGGTTTGAGGTTACGGAGCATACCCCTGGAGTAGAAACGGGGGCACCAGATCCAAATTACGGATGGCAAACGCACTTGAATCCGGACACCTCTTTTTCTGACTATACGCCAGTATCTTCCCCTTCACCTGTCAGCAGAGGAAACTCAGCCTATAAGCTTAGGTCACATTGGTTTACAAGTCCGGAATATATTTATCAGACTATAGAAGTAAACGATAACCGTCCATTTTCTCTTTCAGGAAAAATATTCAGAGCGAAAATGACCGAATCTTCAGCTGTCTTAGGAGTTGAGTTTCTTTCAGAAGATAATACATCTCTTGGAAGCTACGACATAAATGTCGAGAATAGCATGACAACCTACACAACCCTTATGAAAAAAGGCTGGATTCCCAAGGGGACCGTGAACGCAAAAGTACACGTAAAGTTAAATCCTTTAGGGGAATATGCATCAACTGAAATCTTCGCAGATGAAATCAAGCTGGAGTATGCGGAGAGTAACGAACTGTGGAATCCGGGCTTTGAACGTACAAAAAACGGACAGACCATTGACTGGAACACCTATGTTCCAGGGGGGGCGACTTCAACCTTCCTTCCAGTCAGCGAGGCGTACGAAGGAGCTTATGGATTAAAAGTGACGGCATCCGGACTGGCATCCGGCGCATACACGTTTGTTCATCAAACCCAGGGTATTGGAGCAGGTGAAAGCTATAACGTCAGTACCGCATATATGACGGATAATCTCTCCGGTGCAGTGGGCGTGCTGGCTCTGCAGTTCTTCAATGAGAGTGGAGCAAGTGTTGGATGGGTGGAACAGACGGGAACGGGCACCGGTTCATACAACAACCTCAGTCTCAGCGGCATCGCACCTTCGAATGCAGTCTATATCAAGGTTATGGCCGGACTAAAAGGAACTGCTGCAGGCGGGCAGGGCAACGTATATGTGGATGACGTAAACCTTAAAATTACGCAGTAG
- a CDS encoding RHS repeat-associated core domain-containing protein, whose translation MKKESRKYSGLHRLLVILLSAVLLVPTFTPEPERVYADSVNNSTALSNIDTTKSIYNINANTLSGDDEVSDLTGVLRLTATDLVFPGRNGLDLSITRIYSSRDSNLANPKAVTTNTASPFYYTNDSTTDKNTHNEKRYNLGAGWSFAFPSVEIRGTDPFLHFADGSVYRITGSGSTRTIEGYPLQNVVFATTTTTIGGLAAAYQLTDLNRTVQYFDSTGKWIGTRDAYNNEISVAYVNQPIFGGTSIPVIQSITSTGNRVINFAYPDANTVTVTYPIDGTKTGKLVYNKTAISGQTNEMQLSSVDSFIYIDTANSANNQKLTTAYTYTSKTAAFDYETADTSKPNGSLTYQLLTKVTYPTGASSNYVYEAAAQKKFLGASGYLEFYRIAERYDSLKGPTGTVQKTQYTKYTYEAGKNFSGYGTAGESNPDSLTAGFTVTNSMRTFTDPDTATPSQDRLVESKTYNNKLLLTTFTAEKQGEYKESTAYTYDSALELPLSVRQSYYSIDGSEASSYTDEFYTYDTYGNVLTYTNPKNYKSTYTYHSTFRSIPVTKETTYGLATGSPVTEKFVQTVSSTKPEVSKSEQKYKNKPVDLAEQTDITEYTYDTYGNVLTVKLLLENSRNQLTTYTYDSNSLFPISVKQNVTKNGTTRTVEEKYEYTSGTGWEKAYLDPNAVKAGTSTAASRKYETEYDLIGRVTKIKSSMIAGESAKPERTFTYTYNATDQTYTTQGVDEEGNKTISLYDGLGRIREVKAPAANTVMDSNTATHTPVTKQSYTYNGLGEVIGVKDALNRTTSYDYDNVGRVKSTTSPMNIEFGASYNDMLRSVTTTSPITLTSNATMEAQSDELGRMTSTKQLNSDPTQSDILQRSAAYEVGSDPFKAQTTDGNGNETSFQGNGLGLLSDLTQTVNGLQQTSTYGYNKLRKLTNKSVDGQIQTSYDYDELGQRTSKVDSTNGTETYGYDDNGNLVEGTDRLGNPAEHTYDERNQLTAWNYGSTTSSVTASFTYFKNGLRKSMTDETGTTQYQYNRDSTLRKVTYPDGKTVSYEYNESGTRKNMTDPFGAITLYTYDNDDRLTKVSLKENSTATEATQAQYTYAGSVLDKITYGNGLVSQYLYEDGFGRLTGLKHMKSSTLLNQYSYTYDKNGNITQRDSNGQSVTFGYDELNRIISSSEANEQYSYDKKGNRLTLLSTAPDLHTDTMEYTYDKANQLKSVTRNSTSTTYKYDGDGLMRERNNGSTTRFYYDGQNLIAEGSVSGSNVSFKARYVRGYQLLSMKNQWGTVGYYLENGHGDVVNLYKQDQSLLNTYDYDIWGNPTVTEEADQYGNPFRYAGEYLDEGTGLQNLRARWYDPSIGRFITEDTWEGRVNHPDSQNPYIYVINNPLIYVDPSGHFVETIVDIASFAYDAYEFVKDPSWSNAGYVALDVASAAIPFVPSGSSAIRATSKVASKADDVSDAVSSAVKGGDEALVVRGGESSSENLLKNQAKDSRGHISCNTGCSDLDVLATSPTPFQNGKISVTTIDDIKKLGPGWDVIPDPTKGNPYHGSIIPPNNPMTKAESEALSKTFNTQPNKWKQ comes from the coding sequence TTGAAAAAAGAATCTCGAAAATATTCCGGCCTGCACCGCTTGCTTGTTATCCTGCTGTCTGCAGTGCTGTTGGTTCCAACTTTTACACCTGAACCTGAACGGGTATATGCCGATTCGGTTAATAACTCCACAGCACTGAGTAATATCGACACGACCAAGTCCATTTACAATATTAATGCGAATACACTGTCCGGCGATGATGAAGTCTCTGATCTCACCGGTGTACTTCGCTTGACGGCAACGGATCTTGTGTTTCCGGGGCGAAACGGGCTGGATCTGTCGATAACACGGATTTACAGCTCACGGGACAGCAATCTCGCGAATCCGAAGGCGGTCACCACGAATACAGCAAGCCCCTTTTACTATACCAATGACTCTACCACAGATAAGAATACGCATAACGAGAAACGGTATAACTTGGGAGCAGGCTGGTCCTTCGCCTTTCCCTCGGTGGAGATCCGCGGTACTGATCCGTTCCTGCATTTTGCAGACGGCAGCGTCTACCGGATTACAGGAAGCGGAAGTACCCGCACCATTGAAGGCTACCCCCTGCAGAATGTAGTTTTTGCCACTACCACAACAACGATTGGAGGACTTGCGGCTGCCTATCAGCTGACTGACCTGAATCGGACCGTCCAGTATTTTGACAGTACCGGGAAATGGATCGGAACCAGGGACGCCTACAATAATGAGATTTCGGTGGCGTATGTCAACCAGCCTATTTTCGGCGGAACTAGTATTCCAGTCATCCAGTCGATTACAAGTACCGGCAACCGTGTGATCAACTTTGCATACCCGGATGCAAACACGGTCACTGTAACCTACCCAATCGACGGCACCAAGACCGGCAAGCTGGTCTATAATAAGACAGCCATCTCCGGGCAGACCAATGAAATGCAGCTGTCTTCCGTAGACTCTTTCATCTATATTGACACAGCGAATAGCGCAAACAACCAGAAGCTGACGACAGCCTACACGTATACGTCAAAGACTGCTGCTTTTGATTACGAAACAGCAGATACGAGCAAACCAAACGGTTCACTAACCTACCAGCTGCTGACTAAGGTCACCTATCCGACCGGTGCATCCAGTAATTATGTGTATGAAGCTGCCGCGCAGAAAAAGTTCCTTGGGGCAAGCGGATATCTGGAGTTTTACCGGATCGCTGAACGATATGACAGCCTGAAAGGGCCGACCGGAACGGTTCAGAAGACGCAGTATACCAAATACACTTATGAAGCAGGCAAGAACTTCTCTGGCTATGGCACAGCGGGCGAGAGCAATCCAGATAGCCTGACTGCCGGGTTTACTGTGACGAACAGTATGCGAACTTTCACAGACCCGGATACGGCAACGCCTTCTCAGGACCGGCTGGTGGAAAGTAAGACATATAACAACAAGCTTTTACTAACTACCTTCACAGCAGAGAAGCAGGGTGAATACAAAGAAAGTACGGCTTACACCTATGATTCTGCACTTGAGCTTCCCCTGTCTGTTCGCCAGAGCTATTACAGTATAGATGGCAGCGAGGCCTCTTCCTATACGGATGAGTTCTATACCTATGATACGTATGGCAATGTGCTGACCTATACCAATCCCAAGAACTATAAATCGACCTACACGTATCACAGTACATTCCGTAGCATTCCAGTTACGAAAGAGACCACCTATGGACTGGCCACGGGCAGCCCGGTCACGGAAAAATTCGTGCAGACCGTCTCCTCCACCAAACCGGAGGTCTCCAAATCCGAACAGAAATATAAGAATAAACCGGTAGATCTGGCTGAACAGACGGATATCACAGAATACACCTATGATACCTATGGCAATGTTCTGACCGTGAAGCTTCTGCTGGAAAACAGCCGCAATCAGCTGACCACTTACACATATGACAGCAACAGCCTATTTCCAATCAGTGTAAAGCAGAATGTGACCAAGAATGGCACTACGCGTACTGTGGAAGAAAAGTATGAATATACTTCCGGGACAGGCTGGGAAAAAGCCTATCTTGATCCGAATGCAGTCAAAGCTGGTACAAGTACTGCCGCCAGCCGTAAGTACGAAACGGAATACGATCTGATTGGCCGAGTAACCAAAATCAAATCCTCCATGATCGCCGGGGAATCTGCTAAGCCGGAACGGACGTTCACGTATACGTATAACGCTACCGATCAGACCTACACTACGCAAGGCGTGGACGAGGAAGGCAACAAAACTATCAGTCTCTATGACGGTCTCGGCCGCATCCGTGAAGTGAAAGCTCCAGCGGCCAATACCGTCATGGATAGTAATACAGCGACACATACACCGGTGACGAAGCAATCGTACACATATAACGGGCTAGGTGAAGTCATTGGAGTGAAGGATGCTCTGAACCGGACAACCAGCTATGATTATGACAATGTAGGACGTGTCAAATCCACTACTTCACCTATGAATATTGAATTCGGCGCTTCCTATAATGATATGCTACGCTCCGTAACGACGACTTCACCGATCACACTGACCAGCAATGCGACCATGGAAGCGCAGAGTGATGAACTGGGCCGGATGACCAGCACCAAGCAGTTGAACAGCGATCCGACCCAAAGCGATATTTTGCAGCGTTCAGCCGCATATGAAGTTGGATCAGACCCATTCAAGGCCCAAACAACGGATGGTAATGGGAACGAGACATCCTTTCAAGGCAACGGCTTAGGATTGCTCAGTGATCTGACACAGACGGTGAATGGATTACAGCAGACCTCAACGTATGGTTACAACAAGCTGAGGAAGCTTACCAACAAATCCGTCGACGGCCAGATTCAGACCTCCTATGATTACGATGAACTTGGACAGCGTACTTCAAAGGTAGACTCTACGAACGGAACCGAAACGTATGGGTACGATGACAACGGCAATCTGGTCGAAGGAACCGACAGACTGGGCAATCCGGCGGAGCATACCTACGATGAACGCAATCAGCTGACGGCCTGGAATTACGGTTCTACAACAAGTTCTGTAACCGCCAGTTTTACGTATTTCAAGAATGGGCTTCGTAAATCTATGACAGACGAGACTGGAACGACACAATATCAATATAACCGGGACTCTACCCTGCGAAAAGTTACCTATCCGGACGGGAAAACGGTCAGCTATGAATACAATGAGAGCGGTACTCGCAAGAATATGACTGATCCATTCGGAGCGATTACTTTATACACCTATGACAACGATGATCGTCTGACCAAAGTATCGCTCAAAGAAAACAGCACGGCTACAGAAGCTACACAAGCCCAATACACGTATGCCGGAAGTGTGTTGGACAAGATCACTTATGGAAATGGACTGGTCAGCCAATATCTGTATGAGGACGGCTTCGGACGCTTAACTGGACTGAAGCATATGAAAAGCAGCACCCTTCTGAACCAGTACAGCTACACGTACGATAAGAACGGCAACATTACGCAGAGAGATTCGAACGGTCAGAGTGTAACGTTTGGCTACGACGAGCTGAACCGGATTATCTCCAGCAGTGAAGCCAATGAGCAATACAGTTATGACAAGAAGGGCAACCGACTGACCCTGCTGTCCACGGCACCGGATCTTCACACCGATACCATGGAGTACACCTACGACAAAGCTAACCAGCTGAAATCCGTCACCCGCAACAGTACATCAACCACCTATAAATACGACGGCGACGGCCTGATGCGCGAACGGAACAACGGCAGCACCACCCGCTTCTACTACGACGGGCAGAACCTCATCGCGGAAGGCAGCGTATCTGGCAGCAATGTCAGCTTCAAAGCCCGATATGTGCGCGGCTATCAGCTTCTCAGCATGAAGAACCAATGGGGAACCGTAGGTTACTACCTTGAGAACGGTCACGGTGATGTGGTTAATCTCTACAAGCAAGACCAGTCACTCCTGAATACCTACGATTATGACATCTGGGGCAACCCTACAGTGACGGAGGAAGCAGACCAATACGGGAATCCGTTCCGCTATGCCGGAGAGTACTTGGATGAAGGCACCGGCTTGCAGAACCTGCGAGCACGATGGTACGATCCAAGTATCGGAAGGTTCATCACCGAGGATACTTGGGAAGGACGGGTGAACCACCCCGACAGCCAGAATCCGTATATTTATGTCATCAATAATCCGCTGATTTATGTGGATCCGAGTGGCCATTTCGTGGAAACAATAGTGGATATTGCATCTTTTGCATACGATGCATATGAATTTGTGAAGGACCCGAGTTGGTCCAATGCTGGATATGTAGCTTTAGATGTAGCTTCAGCGGCTATTCCATTTGTGCCTAGCGGCAGTTCGGCGATTCGGGCAACGAGTAAAGTGGCTAGCAAAGCGGACGATGTTTCGGATGCAGTGTCTTCTGCTGTTAAGGGTGGGGATGAAGCATTAGTTGTTCGAGGTGGCGAAAGTAGTTCTGAAAATTTACTGAAAAATCAGGCTAAAGATTCTCGAGGACATATTTCATGCAATACTGGATGCAGTGATTTAGATGTATTAGCTACATCGCCGACACCTTTCCAGAATGGTAAAATTTCAGTTACTACTATTGATGATATTAAGAAGTTAGGGCCTGGATGGGATGTCATTCCAGACCCCACAAAAGGTAACCCCTATCACGGTTCAATAATTCCACCAAATAATCCTATGACCAAAGCGGAATCTGAAGCGTTGTCTAAAACATTTAATACCCAACCGAATAAATGGAAACAATAA
- a CDS encoding restriction endonuclease, with protein MTRYNYSKYIENSYLGCSKEIKGSSPFDVRIKVENQLNRWKEQEKKARSRERQANLKLKAEILTSEAITVIESFRSLLNSALEKGPLFNWDLMYNTDVFIDFSFPDTEPNFKTFSYKEPAPDFQFYLIKYSVPKESLKHKLFPYYKNKLIKQHQIARDAFDLDLQKHEDNVQKSIENFENALQSFNSSKNKAYSNYLLKKEEFEKDKIEHNRNIDTFKRDFENNLPDAVTQYLGIILDNSNLPNELNKTFEIQYDQHSGIAVIDYFLPNIDEIPKVIEYKYIATRKVITSIDMKVKELNQFYEDTIYQLALRTIYEIFTNVYIEEFQSIIFNGWVKGIDKSTGNDFTSCIISLQTNNAEFADLTLSRVSPKECVRKLKGLTAGSLSQMAPVKPIMQINKEDTRFVESKSVLADLNSTDNLAEMPWEDFEHLVRELFSKIFSKEGGEVNVTRASRDGGVDAIAFDPDPIRGGKYVIQAKRYNNVVGVSAVRDLYGTMINEGAVKGILVTTSHFGNDSREFVKDKPITLLDGSNLMHLFKEYGYSVRIDIKAKS; from the coding sequence TTGACTCGTTATAATTATTCAAAATACATAGAGAATTCTTATTTGGGATGCAGTAAGGAAATTAAAGGAAGCAGTCCTTTTGATGTAAGGATTAAAGTAGAAAATCAGCTTAATAGATGGAAAGAACAGGAGAAAAAAGCCCGGTCAAGAGAACGTCAGGCGAACTTGAAACTGAAAGCGGAGATTCTAACGTCAGAGGCGATTACAGTAATAGAGAGTTTTCGGTCCCTATTAAATTCTGCTCTTGAAAAAGGACCTCTTTTTAACTGGGACTTAATGTATAACACTGATGTCTTCATTGATTTTTCATTCCCAGATACCGAACCAAACTTCAAAACCTTCAGCTATAAAGAACCTGCTCCGGACTTTCAATTCTACCTTATAAAATATTCTGTACCTAAAGAAAGTCTGAAGCATAAGCTCTTTCCATATTATAAGAATAAGTTAATTAAGCAACACCAGATTGCCAGAGACGCCTTTGATTTAGATTTACAAAAACATGAAGACAACGTTCAAAAATCAATAGAAAATTTCGAAAATGCATTGCAATCCTTTAATTCAAGCAAGAACAAAGCTTACAGTAATTATCTACTTAAAAAGGAGGAATTCGAAAAAGATAAAATTGAGCATAACCGAAATATTGATACCTTCAAAAGGGATTTCGAAAATAATTTGCCTGATGCAGTAACTCAATATCTTGGCATTATTTTAGATAATTCAAACTTGCCAAACGAGCTAAATAAAACATTTGAAATCCAATATGACCAGCATTCAGGAATAGCAGTTATTGATTATTTCTTACCAAATATCGATGAAATCCCAAAAGTCATAGAATACAAATACATCGCTACTCGAAAAGTAATCACTTCCATTGATATGAAGGTTAAAGAGCTTAACCAATTTTACGAAGATACTATTTATCAACTAGCATTAAGGACCATCTACGAAATCTTCACTAATGTTTATATTGAAGAATTCCAATCTATCATATTTAATGGGTGGGTAAAAGGTATAGATAAGTCAACAGGAAATGACTTTACCTCCTGCATTATATCCTTACAGACAAATAACGCAGAATTTGCAGACCTTACCCTATCCCGTGTCTCCCCCAAAGAGTGTGTACGCAAGTTAAAAGGACTCACTGCAGGAAGTTTATCTCAAATGGCTCCAGTAAAACCAATAATGCAAATTAATAAGGAAGATACTCGGTTTGTTGAATCCAAGTCAGTATTAGCCGATTTAAACTCCACAGATAATTTGGCTGAAATGCCCTGGGAAGATTTTGAGCATTTAGTCAGGGAACTATTTTCCAAAATATTCTCAAAAGAAGGGGGAGAGGTAAATGTTACGAGGGCAAGTCGTGATGGGGGCGTAGATGCTATTGCCTTTGACCCTGATCCTATTCGTGGAGGAAAATATGTAATACAGGCTAAGCGATACAATAATGTAGTTGGGGTATCTGCTGTCCGCGATCTCTATGGAACCATGATCAATGAAGGTGCAGTAAAAGGTATCTTAGTGACTACCAGTCACTTCGGTAATGATTCGAGAGAATTCGTGAAGGATAAACCCATCACATTATTAGATGGTTCAAATTTAATGCACCTTTTTAAAGAATATGGGTATTCAGTGCGAATTGACATAAAGGCTAAATCTTAA